The Deinococcus koreensis genome window below encodes:
- a CDS encoding DinB family protein produces the protein MLLDHLLNLYLREIATLERELELYPDDDTVWAELTGLPNTAGTLFLHLAGSLQHFFGAVYGETGYVRDREAEFSRRGVPRSELRRELAGARAGVQAAFTRLREEDLARVFPVRYADEPVSVQLTLLQFLSHLAFHLGQIDYHRRAVTGHRVSAGAVDPAHLRP, from the coding sequence ATGCTGCTCGACCATCTGCTGAACCTTTACCTGCGCGAGATCGCCACCCTGGAGCGGGAACTCGAGCTGTACCCCGACGACGACACGGTCTGGGCCGAGCTGACCGGCCTGCCCAATACGGCTGGAACGCTATTCCTGCATCTGGCCGGCAGCCTGCAGCACTTTTTCGGGGCCGTGTACGGCGAGACGGGCTACGTCCGCGACCGCGAGGCGGAATTCAGCCGGCGCGGTGTGCCCCGCAGCGAACTGCGGCGGGAACTGGCCGGGGCCAGGGCCGGGGTGCAGGCCGCCTTCACCCGGCTCCGTGAGGAGGATCTGGCGCGGGTCTTCCCGGTCAGATATGCCGATGAGCCCGTCTCGGTACAGCTCACCCTGCTGCAGTTCCTCAGCCACCTGGCCTTTCACCTGGGCCAGATCGACTACCACCGCCGCGCGGTCACGGGCCACCGGGTGTCGGCCGGCGCGGTCGATCCGGCCCATCTGCGGCCCTGA
- a CDS encoding glutamate-5-semialdehyde dehydrogenase has translation MRALEERPPHASVRDLGVRARAAARVLRSLPTARKVAVLQAIAAELRGRRAEILAANARDVEAALAAGLPEPMVARLRLDGGALEGVAADVEAVSRLPDPVGESTPEDRRPSGIRVSQRRVPLGVLGVIYESRPNVTVDVAALALMSGNAVILRGGRETVHSNAALEGAIHAALAAQGLPSGAVQVIRDPARERMLELLKLDDLVDAIIPRGGAGLHRFCVEHATVPVIVGGIGVVHIYLDESFTREPADVQMAAELIRNAKVQKPSACNALDTLLIHDRALGALPEVARALIEGGVTLLADARSQASLDSAGLPAQPAQDSDYGQEFLALTASLRVVSGLDEALDFIAAHGNHTDVILTRDGAQAARFVQDVDSAAVMVNASPRFNDGAQLGLGAEVAISTQKLHARGPMGLRELTTTKWVVMGDGQIRG, from the coding sequence ATGAGAGCCCTGGAGGAACGCCCGCCGCACGCCAGCGTCCGTGACCTGGGGGTGCGGGCCCGGGCGGCGGCCCGCGTGCTGCGCTCCCTGCCCACGGCGAGGAAAGTGGCGGTTCTCCAGGCCATCGCCGCCGAACTGCGCGGGCGCCGGGCCGAGATCCTGGCCGCCAACGCCCGCGATGTGGAGGCCGCTCTGGCCGCCGGTCTCCCTGAGCCGATGGTCGCCCGCCTGCGCCTGGACGGCGGGGCGCTGGAGGGCGTCGCGGCCGATGTGGAGGCCGTGTCGCGTCTGCCCGACCCGGTGGGGGAGAGCACGCCCGAGGATCGGCGGCCCAGCGGCATCCGGGTCTCGCAGCGCCGCGTGCCGCTGGGGGTGCTGGGCGTGATCTACGAGTCGCGCCCGAACGTCACCGTGGACGTGGCCGCCCTGGCCCTGATGAGCGGCAACGCCGTGATCCTGCGCGGTGGCAGGGAGACGGTGCACAGCAACGCGGCGCTGGAGGGCGCCATCCACGCCGCCCTGGCCGCCCAGGGCCTGCCCTCCGGCGCCGTGCAGGTCATCCGCGACCCGGCCCGCGAACGGATGCTCGAACTCCTCAAGCTCGACGATCTGGTGGACGCCATCATTCCGCGCGGCGGGGCGGGTCTGCACCGCTTCTGCGTGGAGCACGCCACCGTGCCCGTGATCGTCGGAGGCATCGGCGTGGTGCATATTTACCTGGACGAATCGTTTACCCGCGAACCAGCCGACGTGCAGATGGCGGCCGAGCTGATCCGCAACGCCAAGGTGCAGAAGCCCAGCGCCTGCAACGCCCTGGACACCCTGCTGATCCACGATCGGGCGCTGGGCGCCCTGCCCGAGGTCGCCCGCGCCCTGATCGAAGGCGGCGTGACGCTGCTGGCCGATGCGAGGTCGCAGGCCTCCCTGGACAGCGCCGGCCTTCCCGCTCAGCCCGCTCAGGACAGTGACTATGGGCAGGAGTTCCTGGCCCTGACCGCCAGCCTCAGGGTCGTGTCCGGCCTGGACGAGGCGCTGGACTTCATCGCCGCGCACGGCAACCACACCGACGTGATCCTGACCCGCGACGGCGCCCAGGCCGCCCGCTTCGTGCAGGACGTGGACTCGGCCGCCGTGATGGTGAACGCCAGCCCCCGTTTCAACGACGGCGCCCAGCTCGGCCTGGGCGCCGAGGTCGCCATCAGCACCCAGAAGCTGCACGCGCGGGGGCCGATGGGCCTGCGGGAACTGACCACGACGAAGTGGGTCGTGATGGGAGACGGGCAGATCCGGGGCTAG
- a CDS encoding PspA/IM30 family protein, protein MTILDRLSRLLRANVNDLISKAENPELIIEQALRDMRGAYTEARGEVAEAMAQAAKLEREANTNRRLSAEYEKKAEEALRGGNEELAREALKRSQNSKDLAAGFDEQRTIQTSTIDQLKTQLRALEAKIDEMESKKSLLAARQKTAQAGATLDRVSGFDKAGGAMEAFDEMEQKVAGMEDRNRASSELRKEGNFDEQLKDLGRDQAIEDAFAALKARVQDTPGPKS, encoded by the coding sequence ATGACCATTCTCGACCGACTGTCCCGCCTGCTCCGCGCCAACGTGAACGATCTGATCAGCAAGGCGGAGAACCCGGAGCTGATCATCGAGCAGGCCCTGCGCGACATGCGCGGCGCCTACACCGAGGCGCGCGGCGAGGTGGCCGAGGCCATGGCGCAGGCCGCCAAGCTGGAGCGCGAGGCCAACACCAACCGCCGCCTGAGCGCCGAATACGAGAAGAAGGCCGAGGAAGCCCTGCGCGGCGGCAACGAGGAACTCGCCCGCGAGGCCCTGAAGCGCTCGCAGAACTCCAAGGATCTGGCCGCCGGCTTCGACGAGCAGCGCACCATCCAGACCTCCACCATCGACCAGCTCAAGACCCAGCTGCGCGCCCTGGAAGCCAAGATCGACGAGATGGAGTCCAAGAAGTCGCTGCTGGCGGCCCGCCAGAAGACCGCGCAGGCCGGCGCGACCCTCGACCGGGTCTCGGGCTTCGACAAGGCCGGCGGCGCCATGGAAGCCTTCGACGAGATGGAGCAGAAGGTGGCCGGCATGGAAGACCGCAACCGGGCCTCCAGCGAGCTGCGGAAAGAGGGCAACTTCGACGAGCAGCTCAAGGATCTGGGCCGCGACCAGGCCATCGAGGACGCCTTCGCCGCCCTGAAAGCCCGCGTGCAGGACACCCCCGGCCCGAAGAGCTGA
- the dxs gene encoding 1-deoxy-D-xylulose-5-phosphate synthase — MNAPELPAPLTSRLLDSVNHPDDLKILRREQLPQLAQELRDEIVRVCSVGGLHLASSLGATDLIVALHYVLNSPRDRILFDVGHQAYAHKMLTGRREQMATVKKEGGLSGFTKVSESEHDAITVGHASTSLANALGMAMARDALGQDYHVAAVIGDGSLTGGMALAALNTIGDKQRKMLIILNDNEMSISENVGAMNKFMRGLQVQKWFQEGEGAGKKAMQAVSRPLANFMSRAKSSTRHFFDPASVNPFATMGVRYVGPVDGHNVQELVWLLERLVELDGPTILHVVTKKGKGLSYAEADPIYWHGPGKFDPETGDFVPSNAYSWSNAFGDAMTELARLDPRTFVITPAMREGSGLVGYSRAHPNRYLDVGIAEEVAVTAAAGMALQGLRPVVAIYSTFLQRAYDQVLHDVAIENLGVTFAIDRAGIVGADGATHNGVFDLSYLRSIPGVRIGLPRDASELRGMLKYAQEHSGPFAIRYPRGNTARVPEGTWPALQWGTWERLKDGDDVVILAGGKALDYALKAAGDLGGVGVVNARFVKPLDDAMLRGVAGTARAIITVEDNTVVGGFGSAVLEALNTWGLHTPVRVLGIPDEFQDHATVESVHARSGIDAQAIRTVLAELGVDVPLGV; from the coding sequence ATGAACGCACCCGAGCTTCCTGCCCCCCTGACCTCCCGCCTGCTGGACAGCGTGAACCACCCGGACGACCTCAAGATCCTGCGCCGGGAGCAGCTGCCGCAACTGGCCCAGGAGCTGCGCGACGAGATCGTGCGGGTCTGCTCGGTGGGCGGGCTGCACCTGGCCTCCTCGCTAGGCGCCACCGACCTGATCGTGGCCCTGCATTACGTGCTGAACTCGCCGCGCGACCGCATTCTGTTCGACGTGGGCCACCAGGCCTACGCCCACAAGATGCTGACCGGCCGGCGCGAGCAGATGGCGACCGTGAAGAAGGAGGGCGGCCTGAGCGGCTTTACCAAGGTGAGCGAGTCCGAGCACGACGCCATCACCGTGGGGCACGCCAGCACCAGTCTGGCGAACGCGCTGGGCATGGCGATGGCGAGAGATGCGCTGGGCCAGGACTACCACGTGGCCGCCGTGATCGGCGACGGCTCGCTCACCGGCGGCATGGCGCTGGCCGCCCTGAACACCATCGGCGACAAGCAGCGCAAGATGCTGATCATCCTGAACGACAACGAGATGAGCATCTCGGAGAACGTGGGGGCCATGAACAAGTTCATGCGCGGCCTGCAGGTGCAGAAATGGTTTCAGGAGGGCGAGGGCGCCGGCAAGAAGGCCATGCAGGCGGTGAGCCGGCCGCTCGCCAACTTCATGAGCCGCGCCAAGTCCTCGACCCGGCACTTCTTCGACCCCGCCTCCGTGAACCCCTTCGCCACCATGGGCGTGCGCTACGTGGGGCCGGTGGACGGCCACAACGTCCAGGAACTGGTGTGGCTGCTGGAGCGGCTGGTCGAACTCGACGGGCCGACGATCCTGCACGTGGTCACCAAGAAGGGCAAGGGCCTGAGCTACGCCGAGGCCGATCCCATCTACTGGCACGGCCCCGGCAAGTTCGACCCCGAGACCGGTGACTTCGTGCCCAGCAATGCGTATTCGTGGAGCAACGCCTTCGGCGACGCCATGACCGAGCTGGCCCGGCTCGACCCGCGCACCTTCGTGATCACCCCCGCCATGCGCGAGGGCAGCGGCCTGGTCGGCTACTCCAGGGCCCATCCGAACCGCTATCTGGACGTGGGCATCGCCGAGGAGGTCGCGGTGACCGCCGCCGCCGGCATGGCCCTGCAGGGCCTGCGGCCGGTCGTGGCGATCTACTCCACCTTCCTGCAGCGTGCCTACGATCAGGTGCTGCACGACGTGGCCATCGAGAATCTGGGGGTCACCTTCGCCATCGACCGGGCGGGCATCGTCGGCGCGGACGGCGCCACGCACAACGGCGTGTTCGACCTGAGCTACCTGCGCTCCATTCCGGGCGTGCGGATCGGCCTGCCCAGGGACGCCTCCGAGCTGCGCGGGATGCTCAAGTACGCCCAGGAACACAGCGGCCCCTTCGCCATCCGGTATCCCCGCGGCAACACCGCGCGCGTGCCGGAGGGCACCTGGCCCGCCCTGCAGTGGGGCACCTGGGAACGCCTGAAAGACGGCGACGACGTGGTGATCCTGGCCGGCGGCAAGGCCCTCGACTACGCCCTGAAGGCGGCGGGCGATCTGGGCGGCGTGGGGGTGGTCAACGCCCGCTTCGTCAAGCCGCTCGACGACGCCATGCTGCGCGGGGTCGCCGGCACAGCCCGCGCCATCATCACCGTGGAGGACAACACCGTGGTCGGAGGTTTCGGCAGCGCCGTGCTGGAGGCCCTGAACACCTGGGGCCTGCACACGCCGGTACGCGTACTGGGCATCCCCGACGAGTTCCAGGATCACGCCACGGTGGAAAGCGTCCACGCCCGCTCGGGCATCGACGCCCAGGCGATCCGCACGGTGCTGGCCGAACTGGGGGTGGACGTCCCGCTGGGGGTGTAG
- the purU gene encoding formyltetrahydrofolate deformylase: MTVPQTSPPQTTEPQTTEPQSALDPLNTAVLTIACADQRGIVAAVSQFLHGHGANIIHSDQHSTDPAGGTFFMRMEFHLAGLDLAREAFERTFAAEVAGPFGMDWNLSYRTVPKRMVILVSRYDHCFLDLLWRKRRGDIMVEIPLIISNHGDLRRDAEMFGIPFQVVPVTRETKAEAEAEQVRLMKEAGADFAVLARYMQILSGEFLRSFGRPVINIHHSFLPAFVGANPYRAAFNRGVKLIGATSHYVTEELDAGPIIEQDVLPVTHRETPDSLMRLGRDVERQVLARAVKAHIDDRVLVHGNKTVVF, from the coding sequence ATGACCGTTCCTCAGACGTCCCCGCCCCAGACGACCGAGCCTCAGACGACCGAGCCCCAGTCGGCGCTCGACCCGCTGAACACCGCCGTCCTGACCATCGCCTGCGCGGATCAGCGGGGCATCGTCGCGGCGGTGTCGCAGTTCCTGCACGGCCACGGCGCGAACATCATCCACAGCGACCAGCACAGCACGGATCCTGCGGGCGGCACCTTCTTCATGCGGATGGAGTTCCACCTCGCCGGGCTGGATCTGGCCCGCGAGGCCTTCGAGCGCACCTTCGCCGCCGAGGTCGCCGGCCCCTTCGGGATGGACTGGAACCTCAGCTACCGCACGGTGCCCAAGCGCATGGTGATCCTGGTCAGCCGCTACGACCACTGTTTCCTGGATCTGCTGTGGCGCAAGCGCCGGGGCGACATCATGGTGGAGATCCCCCTGATCATCTCCAACCACGGCGACCTGCGCCGCGACGCCGAGATGTTCGGCATTCCCTTCCAGGTCGTGCCCGTGACCAGGGAGACCAAGGCCGAGGCCGAGGCCGAGCAGGTGCGGCTGATGAAGGAGGCCGGCGCCGACTTCGCCGTCCTGGCCCGCTACATGCAGATCCTCTCGGGCGAGTTCCTGCGGAGCTTCGGGCGGCCGGTCATCAACATCCACCACTCGTTCCTGCCGGCCTTCGTGGGTGCCAACCCCTACCGCGCGGCCTTCAACCGGGGCGTGAAGCTCATCGGCGCGACCAGCCATTACGTGACCGAGGAACTGGACGCCGGCCCGATCATCGAGCAGGACGTCCTGCCGGTCACCCACCGCGAGACGCCGGACTCCCTGATGCGCCTGGGCCGCGACGTGGAGCGCCAGGTGCTGGCCCGCGCCGTGAAGGCCCACATCGACGACCGCGTGCTGGTGCACGGCAACAAGACCGTGGTGTTCTGA
- the metG gene encoding methionine--tRNA ligase: MSERFFITTAIDYANGAPHIGHVYEKILGDAIARYQRLSGREVVFVMGTDEHGEKISKAAAKAGLTPQELVDDLSERAFQGLWKRLEITADHFIRTTDARHKKFVQTILQRVYDSGDIYFAEYEGLYSVGAERYVTEKELVEGGDGVRRYPGDKDAPELRREANYFFRMEKYQGWLLSYLQEHPGLIQPAGYRNEVLEMLREPIGDLSISRPKSRVPWGIELPWDADHVTYVWFDALLSYLTPLVSQGQDASVSAQAWHVIGKDILKPHAVFWPTMLHAAGLPVYRRLVVHSHILAEDGRKMGKSLGNAIDPEALVRNHPVDAIRYTLLREASLSADSPYGEGILVSRLNSDLANDLGNLLSRTVSMIQKYRGGVIPAAHELTDREREIEAAALALPGQILALVDELKINMAIEAAMNFVRDLNRYIAESAPWNLAKQEETARRLDTVLYTAAEGLRVASVALEAVIPVKARELRAQLGLAGQSYVLQGAWGLLPAGTRVVGGPILFPKPEVQSADPDAPAPARRDQKAGQTSRTETSRKESPTMTQTASPPPVTAAPTVPTPSATPAETAALISIDDFARLDLRVAEVVAAERVEKADKLLKLTVKLGEETRTVVSGIRQWFEPGALVGRKVILVANLKPAKLRGIESQGMILAAEDDQGRLDLVGLTLDLPSGTKVR, translated from the coding sequence ATGAGCGAGCGCTTTTTCATCACCACCGCGATTGATTACGCCAACGGGGCGCCCCATATCGGGCACGTCTACGAGAAGATCCTAGGCGACGCGATCGCCCGCTACCAGCGCTTATCCGGCCGCGAGGTGGTGTTCGTGATGGGCACCGACGAGCACGGCGAGAAGATCTCCAAGGCGGCGGCCAAGGCCGGCCTGACCCCGCAGGAGCTGGTGGACGACCTGAGCGAGCGGGCCTTCCAGGGCCTGTGGAAGCGGCTGGAGATCACGGCCGACCATTTCATCCGCACCACCGACGCGCGCCACAAGAAGTTCGTGCAGACCATCCTGCAGCGGGTGTACGACAGTGGCGACATCTACTTCGCCGAGTACGAGGGCCTGTATTCGGTGGGCGCCGAGCGCTACGTGACCGAGAAGGAACTGGTGGAGGGAGGTGACGGCGTGCGCCGCTACCCCGGCGACAAGGACGCCCCGGAACTGCGCCGCGAGGCGAACTACTTCTTCCGCATGGAGAAGTACCAGGGCTGGCTGCTGAGCTACCTGCAGGAGCATCCGGGCCTGATCCAGCCGGCCGGCTACCGCAACGAGGTGCTGGAGATGCTGCGTGAGCCCATCGGCGACCTGAGCATCAGCCGGCCCAAGAGCCGCGTGCCCTGGGGCATCGAGCTGCCCTGGGATGCCGACCACGTAACCTACGTGTGGTTCGACGCGCTGCTCTCGTACCTGACGCCGCTGGTGAGCCAGGGCCAGGACGCTTCGGTGAGTGCCCAGGCCTGGCACGTGATCGGCAAGGACATCCTCAAGCCGCACGCGGTGTTCTGGCCGACCATGCTGCACGCGGCGGGCCTGCCGGTCTACCGGCGCCTGGTCGTGCACAGCCACATCCTGGCCGAGGACGGCCGCAAGATGGGCAAGTCGCTGGGCAACGCCATCGACCCCGAGGCGCTGGTGCGGAATCACCCGGTCGACGCCATCCGCTACACGCTGCTGCGCGAGGCGTCCCTGAGCGCCGACAGCCCCTACGGCGAGGGCATCCTGGTCTCGCGGCTGAACTCCGACCTGGCGAACGACCTGGGCAACCTGCTCTCGCGCACGGTGAGCATGATCCAGAAGTACCGGGGCGGCGTGATCCCCGCCGCGCACGAGTTGACCGACCGGGAGCGCGAGATCGAGGCCGCCGCGCTGGCGCTGCCGGGACAGATCCTGGCGCTGGTGGACGAGCTGAAGATCAACATGGCTATCGAGGCCGCCATGAACTTCGTGCGCGACCTGAACCGCTACATCGCCGAGAGCGCGCCCTGGAACCTCGCCAAGCAGGAGGAGACCGCCCGGCGGCTGGACACCGTGCTGTACACCGCGGCCGAGGGCCTGCGGGTGGCGAGCGTGGCGCTGGAGGCGGTGATTCCGGTCAAGGCCCGCGAACTGCGCGCCCAGCTGGGACTGGCGGGGCAGTCCTACGTCCTCCAGGGGGCCTGGGGCCTGCTGCCCGCCGGCACGCGCGTGGTGGGCGGCCCGATCCTGTTTCCCAAGCCCGAAGTCCAGAGCGCCGACCCGGACGCCCCCGCACCTGCCCGCAGAGACCAGAAAGCCGGCCAGACCTCCAGAACAGAGACCTCCAGAAAAGAGAGCCCCACCATGACCCAGACTGCTTCTCCCCCTCCCGTCACCGCCGCCCCGACCGTCCCCACCCCCAGCGCCACCCCGGCTGAAACGGCGGCCCTGATCTCCATCGACGACTTCGCCCGCCTCGACCTGCGGGTGGCCGAGGTGGTGGCCGCCGAACGGGTCGAGAAGGCCGACAAGCTGCTCAAGCTGACCGTGAAGCTCGGGGAGGAGACCCGCACCGTGGTGAGCGGTATCCGCCAGTGGTTCGAGCCAGGCGCCCTGGTGGGGCGCAAGGTCATTCTGGTCGCCAACCTGAAGCCGGCCAAATTGCGCGGGATCGAGTCCCAGGGCATGATCCTGGCGGCCGAGGACGACCAGGGCCGGCTCGATCTGGTGGGCCTGACCCTCGACCTGCCCAGCGGCACCAAAGTTCGGTGA
- the rapZ gene encoding RNase adapter RapZ — translation MGFVVVSGLSGSGKSTVLRTLEDAGFFTTDNLPPELWGTLHDLAQARGLRRIAVTTDARTREFLSALEDSYVRLSRRQEDLRVLYLEANSEVLLRRYNLTRREHPLGDTLLVDFARERELLAPLRSIADTVIDTTSMSAKELSERVLQIFRLEQDFHLRLVSFGFKHTPPRDVDMVLDVRSLPNPYYDPELRPRTGLDPAVARYVFQDQPSEDFYAELRDFVRMAATRAKTTGRHGYAVGIGCTGGQHRSVAIAARLAEDLKDLNPEIADHRDMKIEAGT, via the coding sequence ATGGGGTTCGTGGTGGTCTCCGGTCTGTCCGGCAGCGGCAAGAGCACGGTGCTCCGCACGCTGGAGGACGCCGGGTTCTTCACCACCGACAACCTGCCGCCCGAGCTGTGGGGCACCCTGCACGATCTGGCCCAGGCGCGCGGGCTGCGGCGCATCGCCGTGACCACCGACGCCCGCACCCGCGAGTTCCTGAGCGCCCTGGAAGACAGCTACGTGCGCCTCTCGCGGCGCCAGGAAGACCTGCGGGTGCTGTATCTGGAGGCCAACTCCGAGGTGCTGCTGCGGCGCTACAACCTGACCCGCCGCGAGCACCCGCTGGGCGACACCCTGCTGGTGGACTTCGCGCGGGAGCGCGAGCTGCTCGCCCCGCTGCGGTCGATCGCCGACACGGTGATCGACACGACCAGCATGAGTGCCAAGGAACTGTCGGAGCGCGTGCTGCAGATTTTCCGGCTGGAGCAGGACTTCCACCTGCGGCTGGTGTCCTTCGGCTTCAAGCACACCCCCCCGCGCGACGTGGACATGGTGCTGGACGTCCGGTCGCTGCCCAATCCCTACTACGACCCGGAGCTGCGCCCCAGAACCGGTCTCGACCCGGCGGTGGCCCGCTACGTCTTCCAGGATCAGCCCTCCGAGGACTTTTACGCCGAGCTGCGCGACTTCGTGCGGATGGCGGCCACGCGCGCCAAGACCACGGGGCGGCACGGTTACGCCGTGGGGATCGGCTGCACCGGCGGCCAGCACCGCTCGGTGGCCATCGCCGCCCGGCTGGCCGAGGATCTGAAGGATCTCAACCCCGAGATCGCCGACCACCGGGACATGAAGATCGAGGCCGGGACATGA
- a CDS encoding gluconeogenesis factor YvcK family protein: MSDPPLPRETGFRSEAVARGRHVQRRAKIWLAPGIGVKRWLVLFMLCTFIGAVGFLHFTWTGPLHFIATRWILRLNALTRPEVMPLYVAGIGVMALALMGALWSIAMLNRSMLRGTGTEPSQAVDIIYEQRNLARGPRIVAVGGGTGLSNLLSGLRVYTGNITAVVAVSDDGGSSGRLRESLDMIAPGDLTDCYAALSDSPVMARLMLHRFQRGDGLSGHTFGNLMLATLSEEQGGLGEAMKDIHEVLRIRGRVYPASTCPTTLVARLSDGREIRGESRFAEQVGEARISRVLLDPPELPALPDVLEAIRGAEQIVLGPGSLFTSIIPALLVPDIAQAIRQTSAPLIYVASLMTEPGETSGLSLDDHVQAITRHLGRTPDCVLVNSADPPQAVIQHYAEAGAHLLTLNGSSRDLRGRATLLPLIQTGQARHDPEALAQALMAFPHRQQN, from the coding sequence ATGAGCGATCCGCCGCTGCCGCGCGAGACCGGCTTCCGGTCAGAGGCGGTGGCGCGGGGGCGCCACGTGCAGCGCCGCGCAAAGATCTGGCTGGCGCCGGGCATCGGGGTCAAGCGCTGGCTGGTGCTGTTCATGCTCTGCACCTTCATCGGCGCGGTGGGCTTCCTGCACTTCACCTGGACGGGGCCGCTGCACTTCATCGCCACGCGCTGGATCCTGCGGCTCAACGCCCTGACCCGGCCCGAGGTCATGCCGCTGTACGTGGCCGGCATCGGCGTGATGGCGCTGGCGCTGATGGGCGCGCTGTGGAGCATCGCCATGCTCAACCGCTCCATGCTGCGCGGCACCGGCACCGAGCCCAGTCAGGCCGTGGACATCATCTACGAGCAGCGCAACCTGGCGCGCGGGCCTCGCATCGTGGCGGTGGGCGGCGGCACCGGCCTGTCGAACCTGCTCAGCGGGCTGCGGGTCTACACCGGCAACATCACGGCGGTGGTCGCGGTGTCGGACGACGGCGGCTCCTCGGGCCGGCTGCGCGAGTCGCTGGACATGATCGCCCCCGGCGACCTGACCGACTGCTACGCCGCCCTCTCCGACAGCCCGGTGATGGCCCGGCTGATGCTGCACCGCTTCCAGCGCGGCGACGGGCTCTCGGGGCACACCTTCGGCAACCTGATGCTCGCCACGCTCTCCGAGGAGCAGGGCGGGCTGGGCGAGGCCATGAAGGACATCCACGAGGTGCTGCGCATCCGTGGGCGCGTGTACCCGGCCTCGACCTGCCCCACCACGCTGGTCGCCCGCCTCAGCGACGGCCGCGAGATCCGCGGCGAGAGCCGCTTCGCCGAGCAGGTGGGCGAGGCCCGGATCTCGCGCGTGCTGCTCGATCCGCCCGAGCTGCCGGCCCTGCCGGACGTGCTGGAGGCCATCCGGGGCGCCGAACAGATCGTGCTCGGCCCCGGCAGCCTGTTCACCTCGATCATCCCCGCGCTGCTCGTGCCGGACATCGCCCAGGCCATCCGGCAGACGAGCGCGCCGCTGATCTACGTGGCCAGCCTGATGACCGAGCCCGGCGAAACCAGCGGCCTGAGCCTGGACGACCACGTGCAGGCCATCACCCGCCACCTGGGCCGCACCCCGGACTGCGTGCTGGTGAACTCGGCCGACCCGCCCCAGGCCGTGATCCAGCACTACGCCGAGGCCGGCGCCCACCTGCTGACCCTCAACGGCTCCAGCCGCGACCTGCGCGGGCGCGCGACCCTGCTCCCCCTGATCCAGACCGGCCAGGCCCGCCACGACCCCGAGGCGCTGGCCCAGGCCCTGATGGCCTTCCCTCACCGCCAGCAGAATTAG
- a CDS encoding TetR/AcrR family transcriptional regulator: protein MVSTLSRPARARSAAEKNQRRDDILRAAERLWTSTSYTDLSMNHVAREAKLAKGTLYLYFDTKEELFLALVTEHLHTWVTSTVRLLQERQPGSPQAVADVLIDASADVAPLRRLLVLLGTVLERNVRPELTREFRRELRARIGVLVSHLPFSEATGLRILRHLYALGLGWQQLTEEMTLSAPPSDAQREPEGASDPFSHEFELAMRAVIDRLAAEEPRGSQA, encoded by the coding sequence ATGGTCAGTACACTTTCCCGCCCCGCCCGTGCGCGCAGCGCCGCCGAGAAGAACCAACGCCGCGACGACATTCTGAGGGCCGCCGAACGCCTCTGGACGAGCACCTCCTACACCGACCTGAGCATGAACCACGTGGCCCGCGAGGCCAAGCTGGCCAAGGGCACCCTCTACCTGTACTTCGACACCAAGGAAGAACTGTTCCTGGCCCTGGTCACCGAGCACCTGCACACCTGGGTGACCAGCACCGTGAGGCTGCTGCAGGAACGCCAGCCGGGCAGCCCCCAGGCGGTGGCCGACGTGCTGATCGACGCCAGTGCGGACGTGGCGCCCCTCAGGCGGCTGCTGGTGCTGCTGGGCACGGTGCTGGAGCGTAACGTGCGCCCCGAGCTGACCCGCGAGTTCCGCAGGGAGCTGCGGGCCCGGATCGGCGTGCTGGTCTCGCACCTGCCCTTCAGCGAGGCGACCGGCCTGCGGATTCTGCGCCATCTCTACGCCCTGGGACTGGGCTGGCAGCAGCTCACCGAGGAAATGACGCTGAGCGCCCCGCCCAGCGACGCCCAGCGCGAGCCGGAAGGGGCCTCCGATCCCTTCTCCCACGAGTTCGAACTTGCCATGCGGGCGGTCATCGACCGGCTGGCGGCCGAGGAGCCCCGCGGCAGCCAGGCCTGA